From the Micromonospora lupini genome, one window contains:
- a CDS encoding ABC transporter substrate-binding protein, whose product MHRTARRGLAIASTIALLVTAAGCGGDDGPTSGGGSVPGVTDTEIVVGTHMPLTGPASAGYSKIAPATKAYFDYVNANGGVHGRKITYKVMDDGYNPANTQQVVRQLVLQDKVFAVLNGLGTPTHTGVLDFLKTNRVPDLFVASGSRSWDQPDKYPGTFGFNPDYTIEGKILANYAKANLAGKKVCFLGQDDDFGRDSLAGVEKVLGAGAVAVKQTYVTSNTNVAPQIGAFKAAGCQVVMLATVPGFTALSVGTAARLGFKPQWLVSNVGADHPTLAKQLGAAAPLLEGMVGTNYLPMQNDTANPWIQLFTKINKTHNGDAPFDGNTVYGMSVGYLFVQVLLAAGKDVTREKVLDAVQKGGFQGPGLVPLRFSAKDHSGYGGQRLSRVSGGVQTYFGPAYETDEADGPVNEYTAAPVAPPANGVPTVS is encoded by the coding sequence ATGCACCGTACGGCGCGACGCGGTCTCGCGATCGCCAGCACCATCGCCCTGCTCGTCACCGCCGCCGGCTGTGGCGGCGACGACGGCCCCACCTCCGGCGGGGGGTCGGTGCCGGGGGTCACCGACACCGAGATCGTCGTCGGCACCCACATGCCGCTGACCGGGCCGGCCTCGGCCGGCTACTCCAAGATCGCCCCGGCGACGAAGGCGTACTTCGACTACGTCAACGCCAACGGCGGCGTGCACGGCCGGAAGATCACCTACAAGGTCATGGACGACGGCTACAACCCGGCGAACACCCAGCAGGTGGTACGCCAGCTCGTGTTGCAGGACAAGGTCTTCGCCGTGCTCAACGGCCTGGGCACGCCGACGCACACCGGGGTGCTCGACTTCCTCAAGACCAACCGGGTGCCTGACCTCTTCGTCGCGTCCGGCAGCCGCAGTTGGGACCAGCCCGACAAATATCCCGGCACGTTCGGCTTCAACCCGGACTACACGATCGAGGGCAAGATCCTGGCCAACTACGCGAAGGCGAACCTGGCCGGCAAGAAGGTCTGCTTCCTCGGCCAGGACGACGACTTCGGCCGCGACAGCCTGGCCGGCGTGGAGAAGGTGCTCGGCGCCGGGGCCGTGGCCGTCAAGCAGACGTACGTCACCAGCAACACCAACGTGGCGCCGCAGATCGGCGCGTTCAAGGCGGCCGGCTGCCAGGTCGTCATGCTGGCGACGGTGCCCGGTTTCACAGCGCTCTCCGTCGGCACCGCCGCGCGGCTGGGCTTCAAGCCGCAGTGGCTGGTCTCCAACGTCGGCGCCGACCACCCGACCCTGGCCAAGCAGCTCGGCGCCGCCGCACCGCTGCTGGAGGGCATGGTCGGCACCAACTACCTGCCGATGCAGAACGACACGGCGAACCCGTGGATCCAGCTCTTCACAAAGATCAACAAGACGCACAACGGTGACGCGCCGTTCGACGGCAACACCGTCTACGGCATGTCGGTCGGTTACCTCTTCGTGCAGGTGCTCCTCGCCGCCGGCAAGGACGTCACCCGCGAGAAGGTGCTGGACGCGGTCCAGAAGGGCGGCTTCCAGGGCCCCGGACTGGTGCCGCTGCGCTTCTCCGCCAAGGACCACTCCGGCTACGGCGGCCAGCGGCTGAGTCGGGTGAGCGGGGGAGTGCAGACCTACTTCGGGCCCGCGTACGAGACCGACGAGGCGGATGGGCCGGTCAACGAGTACACCGCCGCGCCTGTCGCGCCGCCGGCGAACGGGGTGCCGACCGTCTCCTGA
- a CDS encoding TetR/AcrR family transcriptional regulator, translating to MNRVEAPVRVDGRTARAERTRAAIVEAHLALIAEGDLRPTGERIAERAGISLRTLWTNFKDMETLFEASGAEVLRQQDAAYRPISPALPLAKRVDAYCRQRARLLQLIAPSARAAQMREPVSDQLHRNRLKHIDRVRDEVEDLFAAELAHAGRGREQLLNALVAASMWPAWSMLRYGLGLGVDQARAVMSRTVGALLAEVTTG from the coding sequence ATGAACAGGGTCGAGGCCCCGGTGCGGGTCGACGGGCGGACGGCCCGGGCCGAGCGCACCAGGGCAGCAATCGTCGAGGCGCACCTGGCGCTCATCGCCGAGGGCGACCTGCGGCCGACCGGGGAACGCATCGCCGAACGGGCAGGCATCTCCCTGCGCACGCTCTGGACCAACTTCAAGGACATGGAGACGCTCTTCGAGGCGAGCGGCGCCGAGGTGCTGCGTCAGCAGGACGCCGCGTACCGGCCGATCTCGCCCGCGTTGCCGCTGGCCAAGCGGGTCGACGCGTACTGCCGGCAGCGGGCCCGGCTGCTCCAGCTCATCGCGCCGTCGGCGCGGGCCGCGCAGATGCGCGAGCCGGTCTCCGACCAACTGCACCGCAACCGCCTCAAGCACATCGACCGGGTACGCGACGAGGTCGAAGACCTCTTCGCCGCCGAGCTGGCACACGCCGGGCGGGGGCGTGAGCAGCTGCTGAACGCCTTGGTGGCGGCGAGTATGTGGCCGGCCTGGTCGATGTTGCGCTACGGCCTCGGGCTGGGCGTGGACCAGGCCCGCGCGGTGATGTCCCGAACGGTGGGCGCGCTGCTGGCCGAGGTCACGACCGGCTGA
- a CDS encoding SDR family oxidoreductase yields the protein MNAISGRLADRVAIVTGASRGIGLAIARRLVAEGARVGLTARRPEALAEAVAALGGPAYAVAVPGRADDPAHRAEAVRQVGAAFGPVDLLVNNTGINPVHGPLAELDLAAARKILDVNLVAALGWVQEVCAAGMTERGGCVVNVSSIAGLAPSPGIAFYGVSKAALNHLTASLAVELGPTIRVNAVAPGVVKTRFAATLYEGREDEVAARYPLGRLGVPQDVAGAVAFLAGPDAAWITGQTIVCDGGVTLAGRPG from the coding sequence GTGAATGCAATTTCAGGTCGGCTCGCGGATCGGGTCGCCATCGTCACCGGGGCCAGTCGGGGGATCGGCCTGGCCATCGCCCGACGCCTCGTCGCCGAGGGCGCCCGGGTGGGTCTGACCGCCCGTCGTCCCGAGGCACTCGCCGAGGCGGTCGCCGCCCTCGGCGGCCCCGCATACGCCGTGGCCGTGCCCGGTCGAGCCGACGACCCCGCGCACCGGGCCGAGGCGGTACGGCAGGTCGGCGCGGCGTTCGGGCCGGTGGACCTCCTGGTCAACAACACGGGCATCAACCCTGTGCACGGCCCGCTGGCCGAGCTTGACCTGGCGGCGGCCCGCAAGATCCTCGACGTCAACCTCGTCGCGGCGCTGGGCTGGGTGCAGGAGGTCTGCGCCGCAGGCATGACCGAGCGGGGCGGCTGCGTGGTGAACGTCTCGTCGATCGCCGGCCTCGCGCCGTCGCCGGGCATCGCCTTCTACGGCGTGAGCAAGGCCGCGCTCAACCACCTCACCGCCAGTCTCGCCGTGGAGCTGGGACCGACGATCCGGGTCAACGCCGTCGCCCCCGGCGTGGTCAAGACCCGCTTCGCCGCGACGCTCTACGAGGGCCGCGAGGACGAGGTCGCTGCGCGGTACCCCCTCGGCCGGCTCGGCGTCCCGCAGGACGTGGCGGGCGCGGTCGCCTTCCTGGCCGGTCCCGACGCCGCCTGGATCACCGGACAGACCATCGTCTGCGACGGTGGCGTCACGCTGGCCGGCCGGCCCGGATGA
- a CDS encoding branched-chain amino acid ABC transporter permease, translating into MSATRAAVPPRQWVGEAGDRPVDTGRRGSTLLRHLAVLLAVGLALVAVSYAVEPFRNFQLATVAAYLCATAGLTVLTGLNGQLSLGHGALMATGAYTVALCQNAFLDRGLTGGWLLPLSLVAAVLGTVAVGAVVGVAAARLRGPYLAGVTLAVAVVVPALAVTFDGVFNGEQGLSVPVEPPPMALGAYFPYERWQLWLSGAATLLALLLVANLIRSRYGRTFRAVRDDEVAARLAGIHVARTQVLAFVVSAATAGLGGGLLAMLAQSVSPGAFSLTLSLFLLMAVVIGGLGRLAGALWGAVLLVALPDLTHSVTELFTLSPAVAQRLEGNLPLAIFGVTLIVVMIAAPGGVQGLLSRLGRALLARWPARRS; encoded by the coding sequence GCGGCACCTCGCCGTGCTGCTCGCCGTGGGCCTGGCGCTGGTGGCGGTCAGCTACGCCGTCGAGCCGTTCCGCAACTTCCAGCTCGCGACTGTGGCGGCGTACCTCTGCGCCACCGCCGGGTTGACGGTCCTCACCGGGCTCAACGGTCAGCTGTCGCTGGGGCACGGGGCGTTGATGGCGACCGGCGCGTACACAGTGGCCCTGTGCCAGAACGCGTTTCTCGACCGGGGGTTGACCGGCGGCTGGCTGTTGCCGCTGTCGCTTGTCGCGGCGGTACTGGGCACGGTCGCGGTGGGCGCGGTGGTCGGTGTGGCGGCGGCCCGGTTGCGCGGGCCGTACCTCGCCGGGGTGACCCTGGCCGTGGCCGTCGTGGTGCCGGCGTTGGCAGTCACCTTCGACGGCGTCTTCAACGGCGAGCAGGGGCTGTCGGTGCCTGTGGAGCCGCCGCCGATGGCGCTCGGCGCGTACTTCCCGTACGAGCGGTGGCAGCTCTGGCTCTCGGGCGCTGCCACCCTGCTCGCCCTGCTGCTGGTGGCGAACCTGATCCGCAGCCGGTACGGGCGGACGTTCCGCGCGGTGCGCGACGACGAGGTGGCGGCCCGGCTCGCGGGCATCCACGTGGCGCGCACCCAGGTTCTCGCCTTCGTGGTCAGCGCCGCCACGGCGGGGCTCGGCGGTGGCCTTCTCGCGATGCTCGCGCAGAGCGTCTCGCCCGGGGCGTTCTCGTTGACGCTGTCGCTCTTCCTGTTGATGGCGGTGGTGATCGGCGGCCTCGGTCGCCTCGCCGGCGCGCTGTGGGGGGCCGTGCTGCTTGTCGCCCTGCCTGACCTCACCCACTCCGTGACCGAGCTGTTCACCCTCTCGCCGGCGGTGGCGCAGCGGCTGGAGGGCAACCTCCCGCTGGCGATCTTCGGCGTCACGCTGATCGTCGTGATGATCGCCGCGCCGGGCGGTGTGCAGGGTCTGTTGTCCCGTCTCGGCCGGGCCCTGCTGGCCCGCTGGCCGGCGCGGCGTTCCTGA